A section of the Nodosilinea sp. FACHB-141 genome encodes:
- a CDS encoding AraC family transcriptional regulator gives MTTTFKNGELRQLLREHVQNTQPELLANKRDQTLTYPDWLGTGYKRDIDLPSGIALTLHRYRLHQNLVQACSPEQSSCFEFVFSLTTHSQYNEGPVFCDRQAHLLGPEWQDSRWREFADQDYLSVDIHLDPPLLTALAESHSARLPKTLQNMMAGEQEFPFVDPIAITPEMQTALWQILQCPYQGLTQTLYLEAKSLELIALFLNAMDDGTVAKSILHQDDLERIHQARQILQSNLQTPPSLIDLARQVGLNDRKLKEGFRQAFNTTVFGYLTQQRMEKACQLLGQQRSVAVVAAIVGYTSPTAFSGAFRRKFGVTPKAYQLANCRGA, from the coding sequence GTGACGACTACCTTTAAAAATGGCGAATTGCGCCAGCTCCTTCGAGAGCATGTTCAGAACACGCAGCCAGAGCTATTGGCAAATAAACGGGATCAAACCCTAACCTATCCTGACTGGCTAGGTACTGGCTACAAGCGCGATATTGATCTGCCCAGCGGCATCGCTCTAACCCTGCACCGCTACCGTTTGCACCAAAATCTAGTGCAGGCCTGTTCACCAGAGCAAAGCAGCTGTTTTGAGTTTGTTTTTAGCCTGACAACTCACAGTCAATACAACGAAGGGCCAGTATTTTGCGATCGCCAGGCCCATTTGCTCGGCCCAGAATGGCAAGACAGCCGCTGGCGAGAATTTGCGGATCAAGACTATTTATCGGTCGATATTCATCTCGATCCACCCCTGCTAACGGCGTTAGCTGAAAGTCACAGCGCTAGGCTACCAAAAACGCTGCAAAACATGATGGCGGGAGAGCAGGAATTTCCCTTTGTTGACCCCATCGCGATCACGCCAGAAATGCAGACCGCCCTCTGGCAAATCCTACAGTGTCCTTACCAAGGACTGACCCAAACCCTTTACCTAGAGGCTAAATCCCTCGAACTGATTGCTCTTTTTCTAAACGCAATGGATGATGGCACCGTTGCTAAGTCCATCCTTCATCAAGATGATCTAGAACGTATCCACCAAGCACGGCAAATCCTGCAAAGTAACCTGCAAACACCCCCTTCCCTAATCGATTTAGCCCGGCAGGTGGGCCTTAACGATCGCAAGCTCAAGGAAGGATTTCGTCAAGCATTTAACACTACCGTTTTTGGCTATCTCACCCAGCAGCGGATGGAAAAAGCTTGCCAACTACTTGGGCAGCAGCGCTCCGTTGCGGTCGTTGCGGCGATCGTCGGTTATACCAGTCCAACCGCTTTTAGCGGTGCCTTTCGGCGCAAGTTTGGGGTGACGCCAAAGGCGTATCAGTTGGCAAACTGTCGGGGAGCTTAG
- a CDS encoding iron ABC transporter permease, whose protein sequence is MDAKSVQAQPLAISKSPVSLALGLGLGIGVLLVCLLCSILLGAADISPATVWQAIFQFDGSTEHLIIRTVRLPRAILAVVVGAALAVAGAITQGLTRNPLAAPDILGIDMGAALAVVLAIFFLGSGGSYVGFAFAGAAIAAITVYWMGSLGRSGLTPLKLVIAGAAIWYLLSSLTYGILILSQRTLDEIRFWLAGSLAGQDMASMLPVLPYIALGLVASLALGRQLTLMSLGEEVAQGLGLQTAWVKAGAAIAVVLLAGSSVALAGPISFVGLVVPHVVRFAVGVDYRWILPYSMLFGGILLSVADLAARLIIRPQELPVGIMTALVGAPFFICLAKSKIKR, encoded by the coding sequence ATGGATGCAAAGTCGGTGCAAGCCCAACCCCTAGCTATCTCTAAATCACCTGTATCCCTGGCGCTGGGGTTAGGGTTGGGCATTGGTGTCTTGCTGGTTTGCCTGCTGTGCAGCATTCTGCTGGGGGCGGCAGATATTAGCCCCGCAACAGTGTGGCAAGCCATTTTTCAGTTTGATGGCTCGACCGAACACTTGATTATTCGCACGGTACGGCTGCCTAGGGCAATTTTGGCGGTGGTGGTGGGAGCGGCGCTAGCGGTAGCGGGGGCGATTACCCAAGGGTTGACCCGAAATCCTCTGGCAGCCCCAGACATTTTGGGTATTGATATGGGAGCAGCGCTGGCGGTGGTGCTGGCAATATTCTTTTTGGGCAGCGGTGGCAGCTATGTAGGGTTTGCCTTTGCCGGAGCCGCGATCGCCGCCATCACCGTCTACTGGATGGGCTCCCTAGGCCGCAGTGGCCTCACACCGCTGAAACTGGTGATCGCCGGAGCCGCCATTTGGTATCTGCTCAGCTCGCTCACCTATGGCATTCTCATCCTCAGCCAGCGCACCCTAGACGAAATTCGCTTCTGGCTAGCCGGGTCGCTAGCCGGGCAGGATATGGCCAGTATGCTACCGGTGCTACCCTACATCGCCCTGGGGCTGGTCGCATCTCTGGCCCTAGGGCGGCAGCTGACGCTGATGAGCCTGGGGGAAGAAGTAGCCCAGGGCTTAGGGTTGCAGACGGCTTGGGTGAAAGCGGGGGCAGCGATCGCGGTGGTCTTGTTGGCGGGCAGCTCCGTCGCCTTGGCTGGCCCCATTAGCTTTGTCGGCCTAGTGGTGCCTCACGTGGTGCGCTTTGCCGTCGGTGTCGACTACCGCTGGATTTTGCCCTATTCAATGCTTTTTGGGGGCATTTTGCTGTCAGTCGCCGACCTCGCTGCTCGCCTAATCATCCGCCCCCAAGAGCTGCCAGTAGGCATTATGACGGCACTGGTGGGGGCACCATTCTTTATTTGTTTAGCTAAGTCAAAGATCAAGCGGTAG
- a CDS encoding EamA family transporter has protein sequence MATGLLWLCYFTALQIGNASLVAPVDKSGLILVLLLSVLFVGEPLTIKVVAGTVLLLVETLVLIL, from the coding sequence GTGGCAACTGGGCTATTGTGGCTGTGTTACTTCACAGCGTTGCAAATTGGAAATGCGTCTTTAGTTGCGCCGGTCGATAAATCAGGGTTGATTTTAGTCCTCTTGCTTTCTGTCTTATTTGTGGGTGAGCCGCTAACAATAAAGGTCGTCGCAGGCACAGTGCTGCTATTAGTTGAGACATTGGTGCTGATCCTGTGA
- a CDS encoding biopolymer transporter ExbD, protein MSYLPEEPEEEFELNVVPMIDVIFAILTFFIMSSLFLTRSESLPVNLPKAVSAEMQKQDQITVTVQESGDIALNKEAIALDKLQTGVRDLMGTSQESVIVINADEAVNHGRVIAVMDELRAIEGATLGIATQRGE, encoded by the coding sequence ATGTCCTACCTTCCTGAAGAGCCAGAAGAAGAGTTTGAGCTAAACGTCGTGCCCATGATCGACGTTATTTTTGCGATTTTGACATTTTTCATTATGTCTAGCCTGTTTTTAACTCGCTCTGAGTCGCTGCCGGTGAATTTGCCCAAGGCGGTTAGTGCTGAGATGCAAAAACAAGATCAGATCACCGTAACGGTGCAGGAGTCGGGGGATATTGCCCTGAATAAAGAGGCGATCGCCCTAGATAAGCTGCAAACTGGCGTGCGCGATCTGATGGGCACATCTCAGGAATCAGTGATTGTGATCAACGCCGATGAAGCCGTCAACCACGGTCGCGTGATTGCGGTGATGGACGAACTGCGAGCGATCGAGGGTGCAACCTTGGGGATTGCGACTCAGCGAGGCGAGTAG
- a CDS encoding TonB-dependent siderophore receptor, giving the protein MMTSKTLGFGLFVMGLLAGVTAPVAKAEPLALQEAERVSEAMAQIDSAALTVEEWMAQGQTAAAVITDVDISDSSEGLRIELVSDRPLAIGTSRTEGNALIADIPNATLELVNEATAEQFAPAEGIALVQLTSLPDGTVRLSITGTDGPPTAQIDTAAGNLVFNIAPGIAQLDGAEDAIQIGVTGQGQQDYRVPNAAVGSRTNTPLRDLPFSVQVVPQELLEDRQVQSVNEALRTVVGVSPDNSSQSAFEGYTIRGFSGRNILRNGLRDDTNITSRIAIPNIERIEVLRGPAGALFSQGSPGGTVNIVTKKPLATPHYIVEGTIDNFDTYGGSIDFTGPLNQSETLLYRLTAGASSSSTFIDFFERRNYVIAPTISWQAGPNTQINFEGEYTISEQPNDRGLPALGTVLPNINGQLPRNRFIGEPNDDLDKNDRYVLRLGYTLDHQINPDWQLQNSFRASFQQQPQNSLFPTALLDDQRTLERGLFTAGDQSQDNYSFDTSLTGRVQTGSISHQLLFGFDVNRDIYASGGQEFVLDPIDIFNPVYGVAQLQFVASYPREPLITNSVGVYVQDQIDLLPQLKLLLGGRFDLISQQTLFADGSEAFQDDQAFSPRLGLVYQPSDEHALYASYSRSFLQSVGTAFDNSLFEPERGNQYEVGIKSDWLDNRFSTTLALYQITRTNVLTEDPINPNFSVQTGEQRSRGVELTATGEILPGWNIAAGYAYTDAQVTADNTLAVGNRLNNVPEHAASLWTTYELQSGALQGLGFGLGLFYVGDRQGDLDNSFQVPGYTRTDASVFYNRDDFRIGLNIENLFDITYFEAAESRLRVFYGAPFTIRGTVSWSF; this is encoded by the coding sequence ATGATGACTTCGAAAACCTTGGGTTTTGGACTGTTTGTAATGGGCTTGCTGGCGGGTGTGACCGCCCCTGTAGCTAAAGCAGAACCGCTAGCGCTTCAGGAAGCTGAGCGAGTTTCAGAGGCAATGGCCCAGATTGACTCGGCGGCACTCACCGTGGAGGAGTGGATGGCCCAGGGACAAACCGCCGCCGCAGTGATTACCGACGTTGACATTAGCGATAGCTCAGAGGGCTTAAGAATTGAGCTGGTTAGCGATCGCCCCCTGGCGATCGGCACCTCCCGCACCGAGGGCAACGCGCTAATTGCTGACATTCCCAATGCGACGCTGGAGTTGGTCAACGAGGCTACTGCCGAGCAGTTTGCCCCTGCCGAGGGCATTGCCCTAGTCCAGCTAACGAGCCTACCCGACGGCACCGTGCGGCTGTCGATCACCGGCACTGATGGGCCGCCTACCGCCCAGATTGACACAGCCGCAGGCAACCTAGTCTTCAACATAGCGCCAGGAATTGCCCAGCTTGACGGTGCTGAAGACGCTATTCAAATTGGGGTCACGGGTCAGGGACAACAGGATTACCGAGTTCCTAACGCTGCCGTCGGGAGTAGAACCAATACCCCTCTGCGCGATTTACCGTTTTCGGTGCAGGTAGTACCCCAAGAACTTCTGGAAGATCGCCAGGTACAAAGCGTCAACGAAGCCCTGCGCACCGTAGTAGGCGTTAGTCCTGACAACTCGTCTCAGTCCGCCTTTGAGGGCTATACCATTCGCGGTTTTTCGGGTAGAAACATTTTGCGCAATGGATTGCGCGATGACACCAACATTACCTCCCGCATCGCGATTCCTAACATTGAGCGAATTGAGGTTCTAAGAGGCCCGGCGGGGGCCTTGTTTAGCCAAGGTTCACCCGGTGGCACCGTCAACATTGTGACCAAAAAGCCGTTGGCAACCCCACACTACATTGTGGAGGGAACAATTGACAATTTTGACACCTATGGCGGCTCCATAGACTTTACCGGGCCGCTCAATCAGTCTGAAACCTTGCTCTACCGTCTCACCGCAGGCGCGTCTAGTTCGTCAACCTTTATTGACTTTTTTGAGCGCCGAAATTATGTCATTGCGCCCACGATCAGTTGGCAAGCTGGACCTAACACCCAAATCAACTTTGAAGGCGAGTATACGATTTCTGAACAGCCCAACGATCGCGGGCTACCCGCATTGGGCACAGTTTTGCCTAACATCAATGGTCAGCTGCCCCGCAATCGGTTCATTGGAGAACCCAATGATGATTTAGATAAAAACGATCGCTACGTGCTGCGACTAGGGTATACCCTCGATCACCAAATCAACCCCGATTGGCAGCTGCAAAATTCGTTTCGAGCTAGCTTTCAGCAGCAGCCACAAAATTCCCTCTTCCCCACAGCGCTGCTCGATGATCAGCGCACTCTAGAACGGGGTCTTTTTACGGCCGGCGACCAATCTCAAGATAACTACTCCTTTGATACTAGCCTGACGGGTAGAGTACAAACAGGTAGCATTTCTCACCAGCTCTTATTCGGTTTTGATGTCAATCGCGATATCTACGCGAGCGGTGGTCAAGAATTTGTTCTTGATCCCATCGATATTTTTAATCCGGTCTATGGAGTAGCTCAACTGCAGTTCGTGGCTAGCTATCCTAGAGAACCTCTGATTACTAATTCGGTAGGGGTTTATGTTCAAGATCAAATCGACCTGCTGCCCCAGTTAAAACTGTTACTAGGAGGGCGGTTTGACCTGATCAGTCAGCAGACGCTCTTTGCCGATGGTTCAGAGGCTTTCCAAGATGATCAGGCCTTTAGTCCTCGTCTGGGGTTGGTGTATCAACCCAGTGATGAACATGCGCTTTATGCCAGTTACAGTCGCTCGTTCTTGCAGAGCGTGGGCACAGCCTTCGACAATAGTCTCTTTGAACCTGAGCGAGGCAACCAGTACGAAGTCGGGATTAAATCCGACTGGCTCGACAATCGATTCTCGACCACTTTGGCACTTTATCAAATCACGCGGACTAATGTGTTAACTGAAGACCCCATTAATCCGAACTTCTCGGTGCAAACTGGGGAGCAGAGAAGTCGCGGGGTTGAACTCACGGCTACGGGCGAGATTTTGCCTGGATGGAATATTGCGGCGGGCTACGCCTACACAGATGCTCAAGTCACCGCTGACAATACTTTAGCCGTAGGCAATCGCCTCAATAATGTGCCAGAACACGCCGCTAGCCTGTGGACAACCTACGAACTGCAATCGGGAGCGCTCCAGGGTTTAGGCTTTGGGCTGGGGCTATTTTATGTGGGCGATCGCCAAGGCGATTTAGATAACTCATTTCAAGTGCCGGGCTATACCCGAACCGATGCCTCTGTGTTTTACAACCGAGATGATTTTCGGATTGGGTTAAACATCGAGAACCTATTTGATATCACCTACTTCGAAGCCGCAGAAAGCCGCCTGCGCGTCTTCTACGGCGCGCCTTTTACCATCAGGGGCACGGTTTCCTGGTCGTTTTAA
- a CDS encoding iron-siderophore ABC transporter substrate-binding protein: MPNQPQRVVTLSVPSLGDAIALGVKPIATVVYFDEPPPYLAEQLDSIQILGKEEQPNLEKIVALKPDLIIGIKYATEAIYSQLAQIAPTVADDWEGYPSWRQHVDFVANVLGKTDAAQQVWNRYNQRIQSLKTALEDSQQNPEVSFVHTCCGTIDLDLKNSFNGSILADANLRRPPAQAVPVAGGIVKLSEERLMDIDGDILFVATDGSEAAQTITELKQNPLWQQLRAVQNDRVYSVNYPTWRGGNPLAADAVIDDLFKYLVEDNQPA, translated from the coding sequence GTGCCAAATCAGCCGCAGCGGGTCGTTACCCTGAGTGTGCCTAGCCTGGGAGATGCGATCGCCCTGGGGGTCAAACCAATTGCCACCGTCGTCTATTTTGACGAGCCACCGCCTTACCTGGCAGAACAGCTAGACTCCATTCAAATATTGGGCAAAGAAGAACAGCCCAACCTTGAAAAAATAGTCGCCCTAAAACCTGATCTCATCATTGGCATTAAATATGCTACCGAAGCCATTTACAGCCAGCTAGCGCAAATTGCTCCTACAGTGGCCGACGACTGGGAAGGGTATCCCTCTTGGCGACAGCACGTTGACTTTGTCGCCAACGTATTGGGAAAAACAGATGCAGCTCAACAGGTGTGGAACCGTTATAACCAACGCATTCAGTCTTTGAAAACCGCCCTAGAAGATAGCCAGCAAAACCCGGAAGTCTCTTTTGTTCACACCTGCTGTGGCACAATCGACCTAGACTTAAAAAATTCCTTTAATGGCAGCATTCTAGCTGATGCAAACTTACGTCGACCACCGGCTCAAGCTGTACCGGTTGCTGGCGGCATCGTGAAATTGTCTGAAGAACGACTGATGGATATTGACGGCGATATTTTATTTGTCGCTACCGATGGTTCTGAAGCGGCTCAGACAATTACCGAACTCAAACAAAATCCGTTATGGCAGCAGTTGCGGGCTGTTCAGAACGATCGAGTCTACTCGGTTAACTATCCGACCTGGAGAGGCGGCAATCCATTGGCTGCAGATGCAGTAATAGACGACTTATTCAAGTATTTGGTAGAAGATAACCAGCCAGCTTGA
- a CDS encoding iron ABC transporter permease — protein MSTTKPWLSLRPRRFPLSFRVDRRVPAVLVALLLVALLSLVFNVSQGEYPLPPLEVVKTILGFSANPDYAFVVNTLRLPRALVALLVGMGLAVAGAILQGITRNPLAAPEIVGINSGASLVAVALIVLFPQVTTGWLPIAAFSGGLGAAIAIYLLAWNGGSSPIRLILVGIGLTALTSALSNLMITFGEINTVSQALVWLTGSVYGRSWEHLWPLLPWLAIFLPLTMVLARDLDTLNLGDNLAQGLGSRVEWTRTLLLLCTVALAGASVATAGTIGFVGLMAPHLARQLVGPSHAGLLPAAALTGACIVELADIVGRLAFAPIELPCGVITAVIGAPYFLWLLYRDRNQ, from the coding sequence ATGTCCACCACAAAACCCTGGCTTTCCCTTCGACCCCGGCGATTTCCACTCTCTTTTCGGGTTGATCGCCGTGTCCCTGCGGTTTTAGTGGCGCTGCTGCTGGTTGCCCTGCTGTCGCTGGTGTTCAACGTTAGCCAAGGAGAATATCCATTGCCGCCCCTGGAGGTGGTGAAGACGATTTTGGGCTTCTCAGCGAACCCTGACTATGCCTTTGTGGTGAATACCCTGCGGCTACCCCGCGCCCTAGTGGCGCTGCTGGTGGGAATGGGACTGGCGGTAGCAGGGGCAATCCTACAGGGTATAACTCGCAACCCCCTAGCCGCTCCAGAAATCGTCGGTATTAATTCAGGGGCCAGTTTGGTGGCGGTGGCGCTAATTGTTCTGTTTCCGCAGGTGACGACGGGCTGGCTGCCAATTGCTGCGTTTTCAGGCGGTCTAGGGGCAGCGATCGCCATCTATCTGTTGGCCTGGAATGGTGGCAGCTCTCCCATTCGCTTGATTCTAGTAGGCATTGGCCTGACGGCTCTGACCAGTGCTCTCAGCAACCTGATGATTACCTTTGGCGAAATCAACACGGTCAGCCAGGCGCTGGTGTGGCTGACTGGCAGCGTCTACGGCCGCAGTTGGGAACATTTGTGGCCGCTGCTGCCCTGGCTGGCCATTTTTTTGCCCCTGACCATGGTGCTGGCCAGGGATCTCGACACCCTCAACCTGGGCGATAACCTGGCCCAAGGCCTCGGCAGCCGAGTGGAATGGACCCGCACCTTGCTGCTGCTCTGCACCGTAGCCCTGGCCGGCGCCTCCGTCGCCACCGCCGGCACCATCGGTTTCGTCGGCCTTATGGCCCCCCACCTGGCCCGGCAATTAGTTGGCCCCTCCCACGCAGGCTTGCTTCCCGCTGCAGCTCTCACCGGAGCCTGCATTGTCGAACTCGCGGACATTGTGGGTCGCCTCGCCTTCGCCCCCATCGAACTGCCCTGCGGCGTCATCACTGCCGTCATTGGCGCCCCTTATTTCCTGTGGTTGTTATATCGCGACCGCAACCAGTAA
- a CDS encoding MFS transporter, with protein sequence MRTFTIIWLGQLVSTIGSYMTEFALTLWAWEMTKSATALALVGFFSQLSRIPITLVAGLVVDRFNRKHLMILGDAVAALSTVGIGLLYLTSHLQIWHLYLATMLNGSFGQIQSLAYQTSISSLVPTSQLTRANSMNSAVHYGATIFGPALAGVLYPLVGLLGIVGIDTVSFGVAIATLLFLQIPQPAPPATVEIETLLTKLTFGFREVWQLPRLRALLLISTLFWFFHDLGGAIYEPMILARSNGSAQVLASTATAAGIGGVAGAIILSVWGGPKQRVGGMLAGFIGAGLSKTVFGLGRSPQVWVPAQFCSSLNFPLLGSSETAIWMTQIAPAQQGRVFAANALVLQVVSAGAALMAGPLADRILEPAMASKTSLARTFGDLMGTGPGSGMAFLYVVCALAMVGVGLGGYWMPNLSKLGDRPSRPHGST encoded by the coding sequence GTGCGTACTTTTACGATCATCTGGTTGGGCCAGCTCGTCTCGACTATTGGTAGCTACATGACCGAGTTTGCCCTGACCCTTTGGGCCTGGGAGATGACGAAATCGGCCACGGCTTTAGCACTTGTGGGATTTTTTTCGCAGCTATCGCGCATCCCGATCACCCTGGTGGCGGGGCTGGTTGTCGATCGCTTCAACCGTAAGCACCTGATGATACTGGGTGATGCTGTCGCTGCTCTCTCTACAGTTGGCATTGGCCTACTTTACTTAACGAGCCACCTGCAAATTTGGCATTTGTATCTGGCCACTATGCTGAACGGTAGCTTTGGGCAAATTCAAAGCTTGGCCTATCAGACCTCGATTTCTAGCCTGGTGCCAACCTCTCAACTAACGCGGGCCAACAGCATGAATTCGGCAGTCCACTACGGGGCGACTATCTTTGGTCCGGCCCTAGCTGGGGTGCTCTATCCGCTGGTGGGTCTGCTGGGGATTGTCGGAATTGATACGGTGAGTTTTGGGGTGGCGATCGCCACGCTCCTTTTCCTTCAAATTCCGCAGCCTGCGCCCCCAGCCACCGTTGAAATTGAAACCCTGTTGACCAAGCTGACCTTTGGCTTTCGCGAAGTTTGGCAGCTACCCAGGCTGCGGGCCTTGCTGCTGATTAGCACCCTGTTTTGGTTTTTCCACGATCTGGGTGGTGCCATCTACGAGCCAATGATTTTGGCCCGCTCCAACGGCAGTGCCCAGGTGCTAGCCAGCACTGCAACGGCAGCCGGCATTGGCGGCGTGGCCGGAGCAATCATCCTCAGCGTTTGGGGTGGCCCAAAACAAAGAGTAGGCGGCATGCTGGCCGGATTCATCGGTGCGGGGCTGAGCAAGACAGTGTTTGGGCTGGGGCGATCGCCCCAAGTCTGGGTTCCGGCACAGTTCTGCTCGTCGCTCAATTTTCCTCTGCTGGGCAGTTCCGAAACCGCCATCTGGATGACTCAGATTGCCCCCGCGCAGCAGGGCCGAGTCTTTGCCGCCAATGCCCTAGTACTACAGGTCGTGAGTGCCGGCGCCGCTCTCATGGCTGGCCCCCTGGCCGATCGCATCTTAGAGCCAGCCATGGCCTCCAAAACGAGTCTCGCTAGAACATTTGGCGATCTGATGGGCACTGGCCCCGGCTCTGGTATGGCATTCCTGTACGTGGTTTGTGCCTTGGCGATGGTGGGAGTGGGTCTAGGGGGCTACTGGATGCCCAACCTCAGCAAGCTAGGAGACCGTCCATCACGACCCCATGGCAGCACTTAG
- a CDS encoding ABC transporter ATP-binding protein: MLTNTATQIALTTRKLTLAYDGNVIIQGLDLAIPQGQITTLVGPNGCGKSTLLRGMARLLKPQGGTVYLDGDAIAHLPTKDLAKRLGILPQSPAAPEGLTVRELVAQGRYPHQTWLQQWSKEDELKVEEAIATTHLHEFANRSLDTLSGGQRQRAWIAMALAQDTETLLLDEPTTYLDLAHQIEVLDLLYQLNRQAKRTIVMVLHDLNMACRYSHHLVALRDGQVIAQGQPTAVVTETMVQQVFALKSRIITDPVSNTPLCLPISQSIEN, translated from the coding sequence ATGCTCACCAACACCGCCACCCAAATCGCCCTCACCACCCGCAAGCTCACCCTGGCCTACGACGGCAACGTGATTATTCAAGGTCTTGATCTCGCCATTCCCCAGGGGCAGATCACCACGCTGGTGGGGCCAAACGGCTGTGGCAAGTCGACTCTGCTGCGGGGCATGGCGCGATTACTCAAGCCCCAGGGCGGCACGGTGTATTTGGATGGGGATGCGATCGCCCACCTGCCCACCAAAGACCTGGCCAAACGCCTGGGTATTTTGCCCCAAAGCCCCGCTGCCCCAGAAGGGCTAACCGTGCGTGAGCTCGTCGCCCAGGGCCGCTACCCCCACCAAACCTGGCTGCAACAGTGGTCGAAGGAGGATGAACTGAAAGTAGAGGAGGCGATCGCCACCACCCACCTGCACGAGTTTGCCAACCGCTCCCTCGACACCCTCTCTGGCGGCCAGCGCCAGCGAGCCTGGATTGCCATGGCCTTGGCCCAAGACACCGAAACCCTACTGCTGGACGAACCGACTACCTACCTCGATCTAGCCCATCAAATTGAGGTGCTGGATCTGCTCTACCAGCTCAACCGCCAGGCAAAGCGCACCATCGTCATGGTGCTCCACGACCTAAATATGGCCTGTCGCTACAGCCATCATCTGGTTGCTCTGCGCGACGGACAGGTCATTGCCCAGGGGCAACCCACCGCCGTTGTAACCGAAACGATGGTGCAGCAGGTTTTTGCTCTAAAGAGCCGCATTATTACTGACCCCGTGTCTAATACGCCGCTGTGCCTGCCCATCAGCCAATCTATTGAGAATTAG